From Punica granatum isolate Tunisia-2019 chromosome 1, ASM765513v2, whole genome shotgun sequence:
gtggTGCTGGACATCTCGCATCGGAGGTAAACCATCAGGTAGTTCTTCAGGCATTATCTCAGCAAATTCCTCCGACAATGGTCTCATAGCTTCGGGATATTCCCCTTTTTACTCTTCTGCACCCGCCTTCAAAACCTGCTTCTCAAGTAACGCATGAGCCTCTTTAGTGCTCTTAAATTCCTCTTCAATTTCGCACCCAGATTGAGTAAGAGTAAAGAAAGCTTTTCCCTCCACTTTAGAAGCTTTGGGCTTAAGACTAACTTTCATTGGCAGCAAATTGATCTTCATCCCATCTTTACTTAGCTTGTAGGTGTTCTCCCTTCCATCATGCTGAGCTGCAATGTCAAACTGccatggtcttccaaacaacaagtGACAAGCATCCATATTTGCTACTTCAAAATATACCTCATCTCTATTCTTGCCAATAGAAAAGGTACTTTACACGTCTCAGTAACATGGATTTTCTCAGCAGCTTTAATCCAACTAATAGCATAAGGATTAGGGTGCTGCTCAGTTTTCAACCCCAATTGCTCTATGGTATCCTTCCCAATGATGTTCTCACAGCTACCACTATCAATAATGGCATCAAACAAATGACCAGAGATAGTGCACCTTGGTCGAAACAACTGATGCCTTTAAGAGGTGCCTTCTTGCTTAGGCGAAAGCATCATCTTCCTAACCACGAAATTCTGCTCATCGGAATCTTCTTCGTATTCTTCCTCATCCCTATTCGGCCCACAATAAACTCTTCACCATTATCTTCCTCTTGTCCACAATGTTGATTGACAGTGAACAGTCACTAGACTGGTGTTCAGGCTAATTACACTTGAAGCACTTGCCCGGGATTGGCTTAGCATAGGGATTTGCAGGCTTTGATGCTTCTTTTGTGTCTGGCATCTTTTGTTTTCCACTACTTTCTCCTCCTTGTAATGATCATCACTCGAGCTAGGGGCATGGGGCGCCTTGCTCTTTTCTCCATATGGCCTGTGATTTTCCGCACTAGAACTTTTGTGGTAATAATCAGACCTTGCCTTCTCCTACATCATCGAGTCTATCTTAATTGCCATGTTACGAGCTTCTAATAACTTGTACCCCGATCTTGTCTCTGAGATCCGGCTTCTACCCATCGAGATACTTGGAAACTTGTTGACCTTCAGTTTCCCTTAGATTGTTCCTCTGCGTTAATCGTATAAACTCAGCAGTATAATCATGAACAGAATTGGTACCTTGATGGTAACATTGGTACTGTTGGAAAAGGGTCTGCTCTTACTCAGGCGGTAAGATATCCCTCCTCAAGATTCGCCTCATCTTTTCCCAAGATCGAACACTCCTTTTTCCCTCACGCACTCCACGAGATTGAATCCTATCTCACCATGCCAACGCTCCACCTGTCAGCCTACGTGCCACTAATTGCACTTTCTTTCATATGGAATATCCATGTACTCAAAAAACCTCTCTACTTCAGCAAGCCAATCCAGGAATTCCTCAATAGTCAAATTTCCATTAAAAGTGAGGGACGTCTACCTTTAAACGAAATTCCTGTTCTTCCCTCTCTTCATATTGATTATACCTCCTCCTTCCGTTCTGCTCACGATCTACTACTTCATCAAGTTCTTCCTCTGAGCTATCATCGTAGACACGTGGTCTACGTTGATTGTCAAGAACAGGTATTCTGTTTGGCCGGCCGTGAGCTACCTCTTCACCGGCGCGATGCCTTCCATCGTCCCTGTTTCTGTTGGTTCCAAGAGCTAGGGCATCAAGCCTCCCAACGTGATTGTTAAAGCTCCTCCCCAATCCATTGAAGCATTCGTCCATCCAATCGAACAGGTCTACTTGTTGCCTGCACTCCCTTGTTGCCACCTCAATCTTGTATAAACTCGTCGGTAGAACTGCTGCTTCTCCCATCTGATCGATTGGCcatgctttgataccaactaaCACAACTAGATAAGCGTTAAACAAGAATTATACACTGATAATCCTTTGCAAGTTTCAATCACAGAAACTCGAGAAAATTTGCTCAAAGCAATTTGTTTGATAATAGTCTTCGTAATGTCTCCCATCCAAATCAAACGTAATGTTTATAGCCTCTAAATGAAAATAAGGAAACAAACGAAATAAGGAAACACAATATTAAGCTAATTAGGTACTAAACTAATGAGAGATCTTGACAAATAAGGAAAATATCGACTGAGCCTTCTTGGGACTAGAGTCTATGCCATGGCACCGAAATCTGGAGCTGAAGCACCATGCAGGCTGCCTTGAGGCTACAAGTCGGTGCTATGCACAGAAATACGGTGCTGAAGCACCGAGCATACCGTCCGGTTTGGTGCTAAGGCACAGACTAGTAATGCTGAGGCACTGAACTTACTGCCTTGTCTTGACCTTCCGACGATCTCAACGGTCCATAAAGTCATCTGCTACTTGCTCCGCATCAACTGCTTCCATGCTTATTGCATCGACCAATTCTTCAAGACAGATGCCactaattttttcttcatattGTCAATTTTAAGAACAATGCTCATGTATTCTGCAagaaacatatatacatatgtggATACTGGGATTGTCACATGCCATGCCCAGATAATCCTGCATATACACATCTCTTGTCGATGAGTTTATCAGGTACTTGATTAATTAAGACTTCAGGGCATCTTGCGCTCACTTTCATATCGATGTCCAACCTATGCTTTAGAAGATTGTGAAAAAGAATCCCAACCCTTGTCAATTCCTCTATAGTGTACGGGGATTAGGAAAATGACATcattaattgattatataCCACATGAAAAAAGAACCGATGAATCCTAAGAAGATACTGCAATGCCGAGGATGAGAATCGGCATGAAATCCAAGTATTCAGGATCTCACGTGCCCGGACATATCAAAGTGGCATTCTGTTTTGTTTCTGTACGTATTGCTAGCTGCAATGGAAACATACAAGTCCGAACTCACATAGAAAAGTTACAAGCTTGAGATGCAAGTCCAGGAGGTATAAGTACAATACATGTCCGTTGGTTGTGGTCTGCGTATCCGACTCGATGGCAGGGTTGCTGTTGGATGTAGACAGCCTGTGGCAGACCTTGCCGATCGCAGTGAACCGGGCATGTGGCATTTCTTCTCAGCCATTGATCAACACAATAAGCGTGGAACTAATGGTTACACTTGGGGATGGTCCTCAGAGTCTCCTTTGATCGGTACTCCGACATGCATATTGGGCACATCTCATCACTTGGCGGGGCCAGCTGATCCTCGACCAGGGTCTTCGGATATGATTCTATAGTGGCTCTGTCCATTCCCATCATAGTAACAACTTGCTGGTGCTGCTGATCAGATGCTGGAGGAGTAAGGGAAGAACTCACGGCGGCAATGTTGGACTCGTTACAAGCTGCAATGGACTTGCTGCTTTAGGTAGCATGCAGCCCCAAAGATGAAGAGGAACCAGGGCGAAACTATGGCGAGGGATATTAACTGCTCTTGTTTTTCCTATGAGCCACAAAAATCCTATGTTGAACAATCACACTAAACTTGGGAGAACAAGAGATAAACATTTTGAGAATGACAACtatgaaattaattagattCCGAAACTTGTGGATTTGCCGATATCTTGTTGATCAACCAAATTTGCTCTTACCATGTTTTTGGGCTGGGTCACTCCATTTCATCTAAAGATTCTCTGTCACTCCTGTCCAGTACGTACGGGAACGGCACAGGGATAGTCATTGTCCAGTTATCCTCACCGAACTCCAACAAGTGTACCGAGTGAGTGAAGAGTTCATCCTCAGGCACGACAATGATGGTGTTGTTATGGGTGCTGAGGCATCGTACCTCCATGTATCAGGGCACAAACCTCTTCTCCCATGTGGAGCAATTCAGGAAGGCAAAGTTCCGGTAGCAACTCGACGTGAAGACTGAGCCATCAAAGCTGAATCCCTGGATCCTAGCAAGACAGCCTGCGAGGTCCCGCTATAGCCAGGGACTGATAAATAGTCAATGAGCTTGACAGTGAAGTTTCCCAAGAAGGGGAGGCTGAGGACTCTTTGGTTCTTAGAATCGCATATGAGCTCGAATTCGTGGGAACCACACTGCTCATCTTGAATGTTCTTTAGGTGGAAAGGGGGGTACACGGTCAGTCTGCCTGGTGAGCAGGATCGGCGGGGCAAGAACCTGCACCATCTCTGAAGTGACTGACCAGGAACAAGAACAGGACGACAAGAGGTGAACAAGCCATTGCTGGGCTATATGGAGAGGAGTGTCCAAACAGGGATTTTCTTGAATACAATGACATGCCATTGATTGAATGAAGAAGACAAACCAATGATACAGAACCTGATGTTTCTGGAAACGTTTATATTATACCTTCCTGTCATTTCCCGGAAACCTCGAAGATAAATCCGAGTACTGCAGTATGGTTCatctataaattataaataatatagatTTAGATATATCAATCACGGCGCCTTGGTTTTGCCGGAGGACCCAACTTAGGGTTATTATAAGAGCATTGACAATTTGGGACTTTGTCCGCATCGCCTTGTCTTTAACGAATTGGTAGAACCACATAACATTAATTGccttaaaattattattattattatttgatgaAATTGCCTTAGAATTTCATTTGAGTCCGGAAAATTCATCGTTAAACTTCTGTCCCACATTTCCAATAAACCATGAAAAACATCCAACACATATCTTCTTGTCCCCTGTAATCGCAACCATCTATGGCAAGTTCACCAAttatcttcctcctcctcttcctcatcCCCTGTTGTCTCTCATCATGTGTAGATTCTTCATGTTCGGAATCAACTTGTGCGGTGAATGAACCTCCTGTTCAATTCCCTTTCCGTCTTAAGTATGTTCAGGACGAGCAGTGCGGGTACGCAGGCTTTGATCTATCGTGCAACAACAAAAATCGAACTGTCCTCGCCCTTCCATTCTCAGGTGAATTCTTAGTTGACACCATCAATTACCAGGAAGAGATTGTGGTCCTCCGGGACCCAGATGATTGCTTGGCCAGAAGGTTGTTGGGCGGCTTCAGCTTAAAGGGCTCGAGCTTCATCAGCGACCACTACCGGAACTTCACTTTCTTCAACTGCTCACCAGACATATCCGATgcctattattattattataattttcgaGTTCCGTGCCTCAGCACAAGTCACTACAGCATTCTCCTTGTACCGGATTATGCTGTAACCCCCGGCATGGACTTGTCGTATTTGTGCAGTGATAACTGGATGGTGACAATTCCGGTGCCGTGGCATACCTGGTCCGAAGTTACCGAGTACATCTCGCTGAAGTGGGATAGAACGCCCCTATGCGAGTACTGCCAGAAGCATGGTGGATCTTGCAAGTATGAAGGTGACAGCACGATCAAATGCCCTGCCAAGCGTGGTGCGCATAACATTCACTTAATTCCAACTTATCGTACATCCATGGCTTGGTAAACGAATTTCAATGAGATTTGAATTCCGGAAATGAAAATTCACATAATCCATCCATGATATATCTCTAGGAATTTCCAAGCGAGCTAAGATAGGGATAATCCTGGGGGTGGCTTCCCCCTGCTTCCTCGGCATCCTTGGGATCTCCTGCTACCTGAGCAGCAGAAACCGTCGCCAACCAAATGGCAACGTGTCACCTGAGCAGCATGCTCGACCTATGGGGATGGATGGACCTGCCATAGAGTTGTATCCGAAGACTGAGGTTGGGGACAGCGGGCAGCTTCCCTGTCCCAGTGACAACACATGCTCCATATGCCTGTCGGAGTACCAGCCCAAGGATACCCTGAGGACGATCCCCAACTGTAGTCACTACTTCCACGCTCGTTGCATCGACCCATGGCTGAAGCGGAACGGCTCATGCCCGCTGTGCCGGAATCGACAGGGGTAATTCATTGTTGTAACCCTTGCTAGTTATTTGTCAGCCTCTAACATGTAATCACATCTCTGATTTttattgtcattttacttGCATTTAACAGATCTCCGGCCAAGTCGATAACCGACCACACCAATGGATCCTCGGCCTAAAAGCATCGCAATCTTCTCAGAGCATATTGTGAAGAATCGATCGATGTCATCTTGGGATCAAGAACTATTAAAATTGAGCTGAGTACTGTACCAAAATTTGAACTGGTACCTATGATAAAGTAGTTGATCCTTCAAGTAACCACACCACAAATTTATCGAGTGGTGATTTCTATTAACAGCAAGTTCGAGTAGATAAGTGACCCGTCTATTAACAGGTGTGCAAGATAGGAAAAAAACGACATCCTTAGCTTCAAGTGACCGCAAATTTGTCGAAATCTAATCTGACCAAATTATTCAAGAAAAGGACAGCAAAATTTGTTGGTGCCACGTTATGAAATCGCCACATCCTTAGCTTCGAAGCACAGCCGAATTTGGCCCTAATTAATGTTATCAAGCTAAAGGCAGTAGGCTCCAGGGCCACTAACATATTATGTTTATGTTCACACGCGATTGAAAATGATTGTCACAAGTTCAAAAGTCCTTAGACTATCCAAACTCGTCATATGGCGTGAGAAAAATACTAACATGGTTAACGAGGAGATAATCCATTATCGAATCCTGAACTTTGGTTTTTTTTACTGAATAGTAGGAGTCTTTATTGGTCTAAGGAATGACCCTTCAGTGGATTTTCTCCCAGGATAGAAGAAGGGATCAGCTCATATAAAAGGATTGCAGTTGAAGTCATGTTGTTATTATATACTAGCATCATCCCCCGCAGGTTCAAAAAGGGGtctcaaataatttattagatataCTAATATGAAgaatgattattatttatatctgtttatttattaatgatgaTAAGATGTTAAAATGATATGTTTGGATTGTTTATGAGCCCGTGAAGGATAAACTCCCAAGGGTGGGAAAACGTTTCTCATTGGCatactaaaaaatatatatatatatatctaaatttatatatctagtATTTTCGATATGAAATTTCTACCGATTAATCTATACAAAAGTTGTATGaaaacatatttattttttgaaataattgatCCGATCATAATGAACAAATCGTATATCTCGTCAAGTAGACATGGTAACCTGCTACCTTGTTTGGATCAGATTACTAACAAAGTagttaaaaaatatgaatacttggaaatgaaaattttaaaaaataaagcagTCGCGGGGTACTCAACgtattttttatatgaaatttattcTAACTTTTCTAGACAAAAGTTGagtggaaaatatttttttttaaacaatagATTTAACCATAA
This genomic window contains:
- the LOC116197696 gene encoding putative RING-H2 finger protein ATL69 isoform X2; amino-acid sequence: MVTIPVPWHTWSEVTEYISLKWDRTPLCEYCQKHGGSCKYEGDSTIKCPAKRGISKRAKIGIILGVASPCFLGILGISCYLSSRNRRQPNGNVSPEQHARPMGMDGPAIELYPKTEVGDSGQLPCPSDNTCSICLSEYQPKDTLRTIPNCSHYFHARCIDPWLKRNGSCPLCRNRQGSPAKSITDHTNGSSA
- the LOC116197696 gene encoding putative RING-H2 finger protein ATL21A isoform X1, which translates into the protein MASSPIIFLLLFLIPCCLSSCVDSSCSESTCAVNEPPVQFPFRLKYVQDEQCGYAGFDLSCNNKNRTVLALPFSGEFLVDTINYQEEIVVLRDPDDCLARRLLGGFSLKGSSFISDHYRNFTFFNCSPDISDAYYYYYNFRVPCLSTSHYSILLVPDYAVTPGMDLSYLCSDNWMVTIPVPWHTWSEVTEYISLKWDRTPLCEYCQKHGGSCKYEGDSTIKCPAKRGISKRAKIGIILGVASPCFLGILGISCYLSSRNRRQPNGNVSPEQHARPMGMDGPAIELYPKTEVGDSGQLPCPSDNTCSICLSEYQPKDTLRTIPNCSHYFHARCIDPWLKRNGSCPLCRNRQGSPAKSITDHTNGSSA